CGCCTTGTCCACGAAGGAGACACCGTCCCCGAACTGTTCTGCGGCGACCCGGACCTCGGTGACCTGCTTGTCCAGTTCGCTGAGCGACTGGCCTGCCGCCGAGGTGTTCGGGTCCGATGAGCGCTCGGTGGCCGTGCCGTCGGGCAGGGAGGCGACGATCGCCTCCCGCCGCGCGGCCAGCGTGTCCAGCATCTTGCGCGCGGCCGCCTGCACATCGGCGAGGGACTCGCGCTGGTAGGCACCGGCGACCGCGTCCGCGATGGCCGCCGAGTCCGCGTAGTCACCGGTGTCCACCCGCACGATGATCGACTCGCCGTTCGCCGAGGCCTCCGCGGTGACCTGCTCGCGCAGCGTCTGCACCGACTCCGCGTTGCCCCGGCTCTCCGCCGCCGCGCTGAGCACCCGGTCGGACACCACGAACAGCGCGCGCTGGTTGACGTACCGGACGAAGGCCGACTCGCTGCCCGGCTCCACCCCCACCAGGCCGACCTTGTCCGGGGTCTTCAGCACGATCCTGGCCTGGGCGGTGCTGCGGTCGCCGAGGAGGAAGGCCACGCCGACACTGACAAGGAGGACCAGCGCCACGATGCCGAGCGAGCTCCAGCGGTATCGCCAGAGGGCGTCGAGGATCTTCGGCGACGGCTGGGCGTCCATGCGTAGCGTGTCCGATCCTTGAACCGAGAGTGAAAACCTAACGTACCAGCAGGGATGGCCCGGGGAGCATACAACGGTTAGTGGAACACCCCCGCTCGGCATCCGGCGTGACCGAATCGCAGCCGAACACCCGGTAAAGTGCTGATATATTCGGGGGCATCGCTAAACACCCCTTACCCCGCCGTAGCCAACTGTGAGTATGCCACCGAGAGTCGCATTGCCGGAGTCATCCGGGTTACCACCGGCGCCCGTACGAATGACGGGCGCCGAATGAGTGGTCCGCCGACCGGTAAGTCCGGTTTCGCCGCGACCCTGCGGCGGCTGCCGTCGGCGCAGAAGAGCGCTCAGGGCGCCCCGGCGTACTCCCGCTTCGTCAACCGCAGGGCGGGTGGTGTTCTCGCCGCCGCTGCCTACCAGCTCGGGCTGACACCCAATGCCGTGACGGCGGTCAGCGCGGCGTTCACCTTCGCGGGGATCGCCGGGATCGCCCTGGTCGAACCGTCCGTGACCAGCGGATTACTGGTCTGTGCCGCCCTCGTGCTCGGCTACGCCCTGGACGCGGCGGACGGGCAGCTTGCCCGGTTGCGCGGCGGCGGCAGCGCCTCCGGCGAGTGGCTGGACCACATCGTGGACGCCGCGAAAATCTCGGCGCTGCATTTGGCGGTACTGCTTGCCTGGTACCGTTTCTTCGAGCTTCCGGAAAGCTACCTGCTGGTTCCGTTGGGTTTTCAGGTCGTCGCCGTCGTCCTGTTTTTCGGAATGACGCTGAACGACCAGTTGCGCAGGGTGAAGGGAGTACCACGGGCCGCCTCCGGAACGCCATCGACCATCCGGTCGGTCCTTGTTGTTCCGACGGACTACGGTGTGTTGTGCCTGGCATTCCTGGTACTCGGTTTCCGCGATATATTCACGGTGGTCTACTGTTTGCTATTTCTGGCCAACACCGCCTTCCTGGTCGCGGCCTTGCGCAAGTGGTTCCTGGACATGGCGAGGCTGGACACCGCGGGGCGGACGGCAGAGGGGACGGATAACGGGTGACAGTGGTCGGCTATGCCCCCGGCGCCTACGACATGTTCCATATCGGGCACCTCAACATCCTGCGCCGGGCCAGCCAGGAGTGCGACCGCCTGGTCGCCGGGGTGGTCTCCGACGAGGTGGTGCTCAAGGCGAAGGGGAAACTCCCGATCATCCCGTTCGATGAGCGCCTCGAGATCGTCCGCAGCGTGCGCTTCGTGCACGAGGCGGTTCCGGACCTGCACCTGGACAAGTTCGACTCCTGGTTGCACATCGGGTTCGACGTGCTCTTCAAGGGGGATGACTGGCGCGGCACCGAACGGGCGGAGCGGCTGGAGGCCGCGCTGGGCGAGGTCGGCGCCCGCGTCGTCTACTTCCCCTACACCATGCACACCTCCAGCACCGCCCTCCGCAAGCTGATCTCCGTCCCCTCCTGACCTGCTGGCTACGGGAAGGTGGTCTGCGGGGAGCCGATGCGCTCCCCGTCGGCGTCGATCGCCCGGATGTAGTAGGTGCCGGAATCGTGGGCGGAGTCCAGGTAGCTCAGCCGCGGCAGATCCCATGGCCGGGACCGCTGGGTCACCGTGTGCACCGGCTCGCTCGTTCCGATCCGGACGACCTCGTAGCGGATCTCCGAATTCTGCCCGTCCCAGGT
The sequence above is drawn from the Amycolatopsis aidingensis genome and encodes:
- a CDS encoding CDP-alcohol phosphatidyltransferase family protein codes for the protein MSGPPTGKSGFAATLRRLPSAQKSAQGAPAYSRFVNRRAGGVLAAAAYQLGLTPNAVTAVSAAFTFAGIAGIALVEPSVTSGLLVCAALVLGYALDAADGQLARLRGGGSASGEWLDHIVDAAKISALHLAVLLAWYRFFELPESYLLVPLGFQVVAVVLFFGMTLNDQLRRVKGVPRAASGTPSTIRSVLVVPTDYGVLCLAFLVLGFRDIFTVVYCLLFLANTAFLVAALRKWFLDMARLDTAGRTAEGTDNG
- a CDS encoding adenylyltransferase/cytidyltransferase family protein — its product is MTVVGYAPGAYDMFHIGHLNILRRASQECDRLVAGVVSDEVVLKAKGKLPIIPFDERLEIVRSVRFVHEAVPDLHLDKFDSWLHIGFDVLFKGDDWRGTERAERLEAALGEVGARVVYFPYTMHTSSTALRKLISVPS